The following proteins come from a genomic window of Bos mutus isolate GX-2022 chromosome 23, NWIPB_WYAK_1.1, whole genome shotgun sequence:
- the JARID2 gene encoding protein Jumonji isoform X3: protein MVYFGSSQDEEDVEEEDDETEDVKAATNNASSSCQSTPRKGKTHKHVHNGHVFNGSSRSSREKDPVQKHKSKEATPAKEKHSDARADARREQVSASHPPAAPAAGSSAKGLAAHHHHPALHRSAQDLRKQVSKVNGVTRMSSLGTSATSAKKMREVRPSPSKTVKYTATVTKGTVTYTKAKRELVKETKPHHHKPSSAVNHTISGKTESSNAKTRKQVLSLGGASKSTGPAVNGLKVSGRLNPKSCTKEVGGRQLREGLRNSKRRLEEVPPADKPQSPPKKMKGAAGSAAEGPGRKAAPGPAEKAPLGAPGKKEAPERSLERNRPKRAAAGKGPPGRQAHGKPDGGAPCENRSTSQSEPLPRPHEGAAKAEKGAGRAGWAAMDEIPVLRPSAKEFHDPLVYIESVRPQVEKYGMCRVIPPPDWRPECKLNDEMRFVTQIQHIHKLGRRWGPNVQRLACIKKHLRSQGITMDELPLIGGCELDLACFFRLINEMGGMQQVTDLKKWNKLADMLRIPRTAQDRLAKLQEAYCQYLLSYDSLSPEEHRRLEKEVLMEKESLERRKGPLEGHTEQDYHRFHPLPRFEPKNGLINGVAHRNGFRSKLKEVGPAQLKTGRRRLFAQEKEVVKEEEEDKGILSDFHKCIYKGRSVSLTTFYRTARNIMNMCFSKEPAPAEIEQEYWRLVEEKDCHVAVHCGKVDTNTHGSGFPVGKSEPFSRHGWNLTVLPNNTGSILRHLGAVPGVTIPWLNIGMVFSTSCWSRDQNHLPYIDYLHTGADCIWYCIPAEEEHKLEDVVHTLLQANGTPGLQMLESNVMISPEVLCREGIKVHRTVQQSGQFVVCFPGSFVSKVCCGYSVSETVHFATTQWTSMGFETAKEMKRRHIAKPFSMEKLLYQIAQAEAKKENGPTLSTISALLDELRDTELRQRRQLFEAGLHSSARYGSHDGSSAAPDGKKKPRKWLQLETSERRCQVCQHLCYLSMVVQENENVVFCLECALRHVEKQKSCRGLKLMYRYDEEQIISLVNQICGKVSGKNGSIENCLSKPTPKRGPRKRATVDVPPSRLASS, encoded by the exons ATGGTGTATTTCGGAAGCTCTCAGGACGAGGAGGATGTTGAGGAGGAAGATGATGAGACAGAAGACGTCAAAGCAGCCACCAACAATGCTTCATCTTCATGCCAGTCAACCCCCAGGAAAGGAAAAACCCACAAGCATGTTCACAACGGACATG ttttCAATGGTTCCAGCAGGTCGTCCCGGGAGAAGGACCCTGTTCAGAAACACAAAAGCAAAGAGGCCACTCCGGCGAAGGAGAAGCACAGCGATGCGCGGGCCGACGCACGGAGGGAGCAGGTGTCCGCGAGccacccccccgccgcccccgccgccggcTCCTCGGCCAAGGGGCTCGCcgctcaccaccaccaccccgctCTGCATCGGTCGGCTCAGGACTTACGGAAACAG GTTTCTAAGGTCAACGGAGTCACCCGAATGTCATCTCTGGGTACAAGTGCAACCAGTGCCAAAAAGATGCGCGAAGTCAGACCTTCACCGTCCAAAACTGTGAAGTACACTGCAACGGTGACGAAGGGGACTGTCACATACACCAAAGCCAAGAGAGAACTGGTCAAGGAAACCAAACCCCATCACCACAAGCCCAGTTCCGCTGTCAACCACACAATCTCAGGGAAAACTGAAAGTAGCAATGCAAAAACCCGCAAACAGGTGCTATCCCTCGGGGGGGCGTCCAAGTCCACCGGGCCCGCCGTCAATGGCCTCAAGGTCAGTGGCAGGTTGAACCCAAAGTCGTGCACTAAGGAGGTAGGGGGGCGGCAGCTGCGGGAGGGGCTCCGGAACTCCAAGCGGAGGCTGGAGGAGGTGCCCCCGGCCGACAAGCCGCAGTCGCCCCCCAAGAAGATGAAGGGGGCTGCGGGCAGCGCTGCCGAGGGCCCCGGCAGGAAGGCAGCCCCGGGCCCCGCCGAGAAGGCGCCGCTCGGGGCCCCTGGGAAGAAGGAGGCGCCCGAGCGGAGCCTGGAGAGGAACCGGCCCAAGCGGGCGGCAGCCGGCAAGGGCCCGCCGGGCAGACAAGCACACGGCAAGCCGGACGGCGGCGCCCCCTGTGAAAATCGTTCTACCTCGCAATCGGAGCCCCTGCCTCGGCCGCACGAGGGGGCGGCCAAGGCCGAGAAGGGGGCCGGCAGGGCCGGGTGGGCGGCCATGGACGAGATCCCTGTGCTGCGGCCGTCGGCCAAGGAGTTCCACGACCCGCTCGTCTACATCGAGTCGGTGCGCCCTCAGGTGGAGAAGTACGGCATGTGCAGGGTGATCCCGCCCCCGGACTGGCGGCCCGAGTGCAAGCTCAACGACGAGATGCGCTTCGTCACGCAGATCCAGCACATCCACAAGCTGGGCCGGCGCTGGGGCCCCAACGTGCAGCGGCTGGCCTGCATCAAGAAGCACCTCAGATCTCAGGGCATCACCATGGACGAGCTCCCGCTCATAG GAGGCTGTGAGCTCGACCTGGCCTGCTTTTTCCGGCTGATTAACGAGATGGGCGGTATGCAGCAGGTGACGGACCTCAAAAAATGGAACAAACTCGCAGACATGCTGCGCATCCCCAGAACCGCCCAGGACCGGCTGGCCAAGCTCCAGGAGGCTTACTGCCAGTACCTGCTCTCCTATGACTCCCTGTCCCCCGAGGAGCACCGGCGCCTGGAGAAGGAGGTGCTGATGGAGAAGGAGAGCCTGGAGCGGCGCAAGGGGCCCCTGGAGGGGCACACGGAGCAGGACTACCACCGCTTCCACCCGCTGCCCCGCTTCGAGCCCAAGAACGGGCTCATCAATGGCGTGGCCCACAGAAACGGCTTCCGCAGCAAGCTGAAGGAGGTGGGCCCCGCGCAGCTCAAGACGGGCCGGCGGCGACTCTTTGCTCAGGAAaaggaggtggtgaaggaggaggaggaggacaaggGCATCCTCAGCGACTTCCACAAGTGTATATACAAG ggAAGGTCTGTTTCTTTAACGACTTTTTACCGAACAGCAAGAAATATCATGAACATGTGCTTCAGCAAGGAGCCCGCACCAGCTGAAATCGAG caagagtactggaggctCGTGGAGGAGAAGGACTGCCACGTGGCCGTGCACTGCGGCAAGGTGGACACCAACACCCACGGCAGTGGCTTCCCGGTGGGAAAGTCGGAGCCGTTTTCAAG ACACGGATGGAACCTCACCGTCCTCCCCAATAACACAGGCTCCATCCTGCGTCACCTCGGTGCTGTGCCTG GAGTGACAATTCCCTGGCTGAATATCGGCATGGTCTTTTCTACCTCATGCTGGTCTCGAGACCAAAACCACCTCCCTTACATTGACTACTTACACACGGGTGCTGACTGCATTTG GTATTGCATTCCTGCTGAGGAGGAGCACAAGCTGGAGGACGTGGTGCACACTCTGCTGCAAGCCAACGGCACCCCCGGCCTGCAGATGCTCGAGAGCAACGTCATG ATCTCCCCGGAGGTGCTGTGCAGAGAGGGGATCAAGGTGCACAGGACGGTGCAGCAGAGTGGCCAGTTCGTCGTCTGCTTCCCGGGATCCTTCGTGTCCAAAGTCTGCTGTGGCTACAGCGTCTCCGAGACCGTGCACTTCGCCACCACCCAGTGGACAAGCATGGGCTTCGAGACGGCCAAG GAGATGAAGCGTCGCCATATAGCTAAGCCATTCTCGATGGAGAAGTTACTCTACCAGATTGCACAAGcggaagcaaaaaaggaaaatggcccCACTCTCAGTACCATCTCAGCCCTTCTGGACGAGCTCAG GGATACGGAGCTGCGGCAGCGGCGGCAGCTCTTCGAGGCCGGCCTCCACTCCTCCGCCCGCTACGGCAGCCACGACGGCAGCAGCGCCGCGCCCGACGGCAAGAAGAAGCCTCGGAAGTGGCTGCAGCTGGAGACCTCGGAGAGGCGGTGCCAGGTGTGCCAGCACCTGTGCTACCTGTCCATG